Proteins encoded by one window of Dialister pneumosintes:
- a CDS encoding aminotransferase class I/II-fold pyridoxal phosphate-dependent enzyme, with the protein MRIEPFILEEWMQKYEGEEVYNLDNSCVYALSLIEFKNLIGIEEQEILNMFRNIQLSYGGYATGGNPILLAEIAKLYEDIKAHQIMTTFGGTAANHHAFFSLLEPGDEIITFIPGYQQLWSLPKAYGAIVKFLRLKKENEFHIDIKELERLITPKTKMICFSTPCNPTGTLFSKDELETIIALAAKQDIYILADEVYRHLVTDGDIQPSICDIYEKGISVGSMSKVFSLAGLRLGWLATRDELARKSFMNCASYHVGGCNIISELIAILALRAKELLINRNLSMLRANLESLDSWMQYYSDIFSYVKPHAGSMALIYYPFDISTEVFCKNILKETGTLVMPGDAFKEPSSFRISYACNHQQLMSGLYEIGCYAKRLQEELKT; encoded by the coding sequence ATGCGGATAGAACCATTTATTTTGGAAGAGTGGATGCAAAAATATGAAGGGGAAGAAGTTTATAATCTGGATAATAGTTGTGTATATGCTTTAAGTCTCATAGAATTTAAAAATTTAATTGGCATTGAAGAACAAGAAATTTTAAATATGTTTCGTAATATTCAACTAAGTTATGGTGGATATGCTACGGGTGGGAATCCGATACTTCTTGCAGAGATTGCTAAATTATATGAAGATATAAAAGCACATCAAATTATGACTACTTTTGGTGGAACTGCAGCGAATCATCATGCGTTTTTCTCTTTACTTGAACCAGGAGATGAAATTATTACTTTTATTCCGGGCTATCAGCAGTTATGGTCATTGCCTAAAGCTTATGGAGCGATTGTTAAATTTTTGCGATTAAAAAAAGAAAATGAATTTCATATAGATATAAAAGAATTAGAACGACTCATTACTCCCAAAACTAAAATGATTTGTTTTTCTACACCTTGCAATCCAACAGGTACTTTGTTTAGCAAGGATGAATTAGAAACAATTATAGCTCTTGCAGCCAAACAAGATATATATATATTGGCTGATGAAGTATACAGACATTTAGTTACTGACGGAGATATACAGCCTTCCATTTGTGATATCTATGAAAAAGGCATATCCGTAGGAAGTATGTCAAAAGTGTTTTCCTTAGCAGGTCTTAGATTAGGCTGGTTAGCTACCCGTGATGAATTGGCACGAAAAAGTTTTATGAATTGTGCATCTTATCACGTAGGTGGATGTAATATTATTTCAGAGTTAATTGCTATTTTGGCACTAAGAGCAAAAGAGCTATTAATTAATCGGAATTTGAGTATGCTGCGAGCCAATTTAGAAAGTCTTGACAGTTGGATGCAATATTACAGTGATATTTTTTCCTATGTAAAGCCACATGCAGGATCCATGGCATTGATTTATTATCCATTTGATATATCGACAGAAGTTTTTTGTAAAAATATTTTAAAAGAAACAGGTACTTTAGTTATGCCGGGAGATGCTTTTAAAGAACCTTCCAGTTTTAGAATTAGTTATGCATGCAATCATCAGCAATTAATGAGCGGATTATATGAAATTGGTTGTTATGCTAAACGTTTGCAGGAAGAACTAAAGACGTAA
- the atpD gene encoding F0F1 ATP synthase subunit beta gives MANEQEGQVGKVVQVIGAVVDIAFDDDNNLPAIYNAIHVKDDNGSVPVDVICETMQHLGDGVVRTVAMSSTDGMVRGMKAVDTGRAIAVPVGDGCLGRIFNVLGQTVDNDPAKVEAKDYWPIHRPAPAFKDQSPAAEIFETGIKVVDLIAPYAKGGKVGLFGGAGVGKTVLIQELIHNVATEHSGCSVFCGVGERTREGNDLWGEMRESGVLSKAALVYGQMNEPPGARMRVALTGLTMSEYFRDKENQDVLLFIDNIFRFVQAGSEVSALLGRMPSAVGYQPTLATDIGELQERITSTKNGSITSVQAVYVPADDLTDPAPAGVFSHLDSTTVLNRSIAELGIYPAVDPLDSTSRILDPNILGTEHYEVARGVQAILQRYKELQDIIAILGMEELSDEDKVIVARARKIQRFLSQPFFVAEQFTGSPGRYVPLKETIRGFKEILAGQHDDLPEGAFYMVGTIDEAIEKAEKMKKGE, from the coding sequence ATGGCAAATGAACAGGAAGGGCAGGTAGGTAAGGTTGTCCAAGTCATTGGTGCGGTTGTAGATATCGCTTTTGACGATGATAATAATCTTCCTGCTATTTATAACGCAATTCACGTCAAAGATGACAATGGCAGCGTTCCTGTAGATGTCATCTGCGAAACCATGCAACATCTCGGTGACGGTGTAGTCCGTACAGTAGCTATGAGCTCTACCGACGGTATGGTACGTGGAATGAAGGCTGTTGATACCGGTCGTGCAATTGCAGTTCCGGTAGGCGATGGCTGCCTTGGACGTATTTTTAACGTTCTTGGTCAGACAGTGGACAATGATCCCGCTAAAGTAGAAGCGAAAGATTATTGGCCAATTCACCGTCCGGCACCGGCATTTAAAGACCAGTCTCCGGCGGCTGAAATTTTTGAAACCGGCATTAAGGTCGTTGACCTGATTGCTCCATACGCTAAGGGTGGTAAGGTAGGTTTGTTCGGTGGTGCAGGCGTTGGTAAGACAGTTCTTATTCAGGAACTCATTCACAACGTTGCTACAGAACACTCCGGCTGTTCCGTATTCTGCGGCGTAGGTGAACGTACCCGTGAAGGTAATGACCTTTGGGGAGAAATGCGTGAATCCGGAGTTCTTTCTAAGGCTGCACTTGTGTATGGTCAGATGAATGAACCGCCGGGAGCACGTATGCGTGTAGCATTGACCGGTTTGACAATGTCCGAATATTTCCGCGATAAGGAAAATCAGGACGTATTACTTTTCATTGATAATATTTTCCGTTTCGTTCAGGCAGGTTCTGAAGTGTCTGCGTTGCTTGGCCGTATGCCATCAGCGGTAGGTTACCAGCCAACATTAGCAACTGATATTGGTGAACTTCAGGAAAGAATTACCTCAACCAAGAACGGTTCTATCACTTCTGTACAGGCAGTATATGTACCTGCCGATGATTTGACAGACCCGGCTCCGGCAGGTGTATTCTCCCACTTGGACTCTACAACGGTTCTTAATCGTTCTATTGCTGAGCTCGGTATTTATCCGGCAGTAGATCCGTTAGACTCTACCAGCCGTATTCTTGATCCGAATATTCTCGGTACAGAACATTATGAAGTTGCCCGTGGCGTACAGGCTATTCTGCAACGCTATAAGGAATTGCAAGACATTATCGCCATTCTGGGTATGGAAGAACTTTCTGACGAAGACAAAGTTATTGTTGCTCGTGCAAGAAAGATTCAGAGATTCCTGTCTCAGCCGTTCTTCGTAGCTGAACAGTTTACTGGTTCTCCAGGACGTTATGTACCACTGAAAGAAACCATCCGTGGTTTCAAGGAAATTCTTGCAGGTCAACACGATGATCTCCCGGAAGGTGCATTTTACATGGTAGGAACCATTGATGAAGCAATCGAAAAGGCTGAAAAGATGAAGAAAGGGGAATAA
- a CDS encoding F0F1 ATP synthase subunit delta, producing MDKTVILAKKYGRAIYEIAVEQHSLEQTEADLRLIADAIGENESLKRLLLHPLLSKEIKKDTIKNIFADKVQPIVLQFCYVVIDKDRASILESMIEIYTLLAREGLGVEEALVTSASPLSEQQAAALQAKLSEIVGKKIIMRQEVDSALLGGFTVKVGDRLIDGSVARQLSTLKAKMMQRG from the coding sequence ATGGATAAGACCGTAATCCTTGCAAAAAAGTATGGACGAGCTATCTATGAAATTGCTGTAGAACAGCACTCTCTCGAACAGACAGAAGCGGATCTTCGTCTTATTGCAGATGCAATTGGTGAAAATGAAAGTTTAAAGAGACTTTTATTACATCCACTTCTTTCTAAAGAAATAAAGAAAGACACAATTAAAAATATATTCGCAGATAAGGTACAGCCGATTGTGCTACAGTTCTGCTACGTTGTGATCGACAAGGATAGAGCTAGTATCCTTGAGTCTATGATTGAAATTTATACACTGCTTGCTCGTGAAGGGCTCGGTGTAGAGGAAGCATTGGTAACGAGTGCAAGTCCTCTTTCTGAACAACAGGCAGCTGCTCTTCAAGCTAAGTTGTCTGAAATTGTAGGAAAGAAAATTATCATGAGACAAGAAGTAGATTCAGCGCTGCTTGGTGGCTTTACCGTTAAGGTCGGAGACCGTCTTATTGATGGATCTGTAGCCCGTCAGCTTAGCACGCTGAAAGCGAAAATGATGCAAAGAGGTTGA
- the atpF gene encoding F0F1 ATP synthase subunit B: protein MVDINGTLLIQILNFIVLCAILGHFCYKPVIKVLDDRKNRIKNDLDSAAKSRDDASRLKASYESQLKDAQIKADEIVRKAVKEAEVQAQAQIQAAHDAIEKEKENATKHIERERKEALDDLKAQFAAISCDIAAKIIGENMTPAMNDRFIDESIAMLDAQKVGK from the coding sequence TTGGTAGACATTAATGGCACACTGCTGATTCAGATCCTCAACTTTATTGTCCTTTGTGCGATTCTTGGACATTTTTGTTACAAGCCGGTTATCAAGGTACTTGATGATCGTAAGAATCGAATTAAGAATGATCTTGACTCTGCCGCAAAGTCTCGTGATGATGCAAGCAGACTGAAAGCATCTTATGAATCACAACTTAAGGACGCACAGATTAAAGCTGATGAAATTGTGCGTAAAGCAGTAAAGGAAGCTGAAGTTCAGGCTCAAGCCCAGATTCAGGCTGCACATGACGCTATTGAAAAGGAAAAAGAAAATGCAACTAAGCATATCGAGAGAGAACGCAAGGAAGCTCTGGATGATCTTAAAGCTCAGTTTGCTGCTATTTCCTGCGATATTGCAGCGAAGATTATCGGCGAAAATATGACACCGGCTATGAATGACCGGTTCATCGATGAGAGCATTGCTATGCTTGATGCTCAAAAAGTAGGTAAATAA
- a CDS encoding F0F1 ATP synthase subunit epsilon — MADTLTSPMHVEVMSPDGAVFTADSVDMVVAHAADGEFAVMKGHLPLVAALTVAPVRIKSGSKETTIAVFNGFLEINKDIVNIVAPQVELAEDIDVARAQAAKERAEKRLAARTADLDVDRAQLALARALLRLKVTHSL, encoded by the coding sequence ATGGCTGACACCCTGACATCACCTATGCATGTGGAAGTTATGAGTCCGGACGGTGCGGTATTTACCGCAGATAGCGTGGACATGGTTGTTGCACATGCAGCAGATGGTGAATTTGCAGTCATGAAAGGTCATTTACCGTTAGTGGCAGCACTTACTGTTGCTCCTGTTCGTATTAAGAGCGGAAGCAAAGAAACTACTATTGCAGTATTTAACGGATTCCTTGAAATCAATAAAGATATTGTTAATATTGTAGCTCCACAGGTAGAATTGGCTGAGGACATTGATGTAGCTCGTGCACAAGCAGCAAAAGAGCGTGCTGAAAAGCGTTTGGCTGCTCGTACAGCTGATTTAGATGTAGATCGAGCACAGTTAGCGTTAGCTAGAGCACTTCTTCGTCTGAAAGTGACACATTCACTATAA
- the atpG gene encoding ATP synthase F1 subunit gamma, with product MESTRDIKGRIKSVTNIQQITKAMKMVAAARLRKAEEKAAGARPYADKVGELLRRASANVTGFTSPLLRTGEVKKVGYLVISADKGLAGAYNSNVMKKIVAEISEKDSSTYKLYLCGKQAHNYLKFRGITEDSYHFGFSDKPQASDAIELAKEMIDEFVNEEVDEVYIVYTKFFTALRQQVTMTRLLPIVADEPAKSSEVAEDTFNVEPEEFIFLPDATTVLTKLLPEYVQVQIYSSMLQSAASELGSRMAAMTAATDNAKERIDDLNLTYNKARQAQITNEISEIVGGANALE from the coding sequence TTGGAGAGTACGCGTGATATAAAAGGGCGCATTAAATCTGTCACCAACATCCAGCAGATTACGAAGGCAATGAAGATGGTGGCTGCTGCCCGTCTGCGTAAAGCAGAAGAAAAGGCAGCCGGCGCACGTCCCTATGCCGACAAAGTAGGAGAGCTCTTGCGCCGAGCATCCGCTAACGTTACCGGTTTTACCAGTCCACTTTTGCGTACTGGGGAAGTTAAAAAGGTCGGTTATCTGGTTATTTCAGCCGATAAGGGACTTGCCGGAGCATATAACTCTAACGTGATGAAGAAGATTGTGGCAGAGATCTCAGAAAAGGATAGTAGTACTTACAAACTTTATTTATGTGGTAAACAGGCCCATAACTACTTAAAGTTCCGTGGTATTACAGAAGATTCCTATCATTTCGGATTTTCCGATAAACCTCAAGCTTCGGATGCAATCGAACTTGCCAAAGAAATGATTGACGAGTTTGTAAATGAAGAAGTTGATGAGGTATACATTGTTTATACGAAGTTTTTTACAGCTCTTCGCCAGCAGGTTACTATGACCCGTTTGCTGCCAATTGTAGCAGATGAGCCGGCTAAGAGTTCCGAAGTAGCGGAAGACACATTTAATGTAGAGCCGGAAGAATTTATTTTCTTACCGGATGCTACTACCGTGTTGACTAAGTTACTTCCGGAATATGTACAGGTACAAATTTACAGCAGTATGTTGCAGTCTGCTGCATCCGAATTGGGCAGTAGAATGGCGGCAATGACAGCTGCAACCGACAATGCTAAGGAAAGAATTGATGATTTGAATTTGACGTATAATAAGGCGCGTCAGGCACAAATTACTAATGAAATTTCTGAAATTGTCGGCGGTGCAAACGCACTTGAATAA
- the atpA gene encoding F0F1 ATP synthase subunit alpha, with protein MKISSDEITSVIKKQIENYKVDLNVDEVGTVLEVGDGIAHLYGLENCMAGELLELPNGVYGMALNLEESNVGAVLLGDAETIKEGDTVKRTGRLMQVPVGDAVLGRVVNSLGQPIDGKGEIKTDTYRDIEIKAPGIADRQPVNVPLQTGLKAIDAMVPIGRGQRELIIGDRGTGKTAIAIDTILNQKGLGVICIYVSVGQKNSNVVRVHERLKAAGAMDYSIIVHAGASEGSPMQYLAPYSGVSIAEYFMHQGKDVLIIYDDLSKHAVAYRAMSLLLRRPPGREAYPGDVFYLHSRLLERAARLSDELGGGSITALPIIETLAGDVGAYIPTNVISITDGQIYLETNLFYSGIRPAINVGLSVSRVGGSAQIKAMKQVAGTLRLELAQYRELAAFAQFGSDLDPATKAQIDRGQRTTEVLKQPQYSPLPVEEQVQAIFAAVKGYLDDIAVEDVVDFEDQLVVFLRTSHPEIGAAILDKKKLTDDIDAQLRAAIEEFKTRYKAAKSEAKSETAER; from the coding sequence ATGAAAATCAGTTCAGATGAAATTACATCTGTCATTAAAAAACAGATTGAAAACTACAAAGTAGACCTCAATGTCGATGAAGTAGGTACAGTACTCGAAGTCGGCGATGGCATTGCTCACTTGTATGGCCTTGAAAATTGTATGGCCGGTGAATTGCTTGAATTGCCGAATGGGGTATATGGTATGGCTCTTAACCTTGAAGAAAGCAATGTAGGTGCAGTTCTTCTTGGTGATGCTGAAACAATTAAGGAAGGCGATACAGTTAAGAGAACCGGACGTCTTATGCAGGTTCCGGTTGGTGACGCAGTATTAGGTCGCGTTGTTAACTCACTGGGTCAGCCAATTGACGGCAAGGGCGAAATCAAGACTGATACTTATCGCGACATTGAAATTAAGGCACCGGGCATTGCTGACAGACAGCCAGTTAATGTTCCGTTGCAGACAGGTCTTAAAGCAATTGATGCAATGGTTCCGATTGGACGTGGTCAGCGTGAATTAATCATTGGTGACCGTGGTACCGGTAAGACTGCTATTGCAATTGATACTATTTTGAACCAGAAGGGACTTGGCGTTATTTGTATTTATGTCTCAGTCGGACAGAAGAACTCTAACGTTGTTCGTGTTCATGAAAGACTTAAAGCAGCCGGCGCAATGGATTATTCCATTATCGTTCACGCAGGTGCTTCTGAAGGTTCTCCAATGCAGTATCTTGCACCGTACTCCGGTGTATCTATTGCAGAATATTTTATGCATCAAGGTAAAGATGTTCTCATTATTTATGATGACCTCTCCAAGCATGCGGTAGCTTACCGTGCTATGTCCTTGTTGCTCCGTCGTCCACCGGGACGTGAAGCGTACCCCGGCGACGTATTCTATTTACATTCTCGTCTTTTGGAACGTGCGGCTCGTCTTTCTGACGAATTGGGCGGAGGCTCTATTACCGCATTGCCAATCATTGAAACTTTGGCTGGTGACGTAGGTGCGTACATTCCAACAAACGTAATTTCTATTACAGACGGTCAGATTTACTTGGAAACGAACTTGTTCTATTCCGGTATTCGTCCGGCTATCAACGTTGGTTTGTCCGTATCCCGTGTAGGTGGTTCTGCACAGATTAAGGCAATGAAGCAGGTAGCAGGTACTCTGCGTTTGGAATTGGCTCAGTATCGTGAATTGGCAGCGTTTGCGCAGTTCGGTTCCGATCTTGATCCGGCAACTAAAGCACAGATTGACCGTGGGCAGAGAACAACCGAGGTTCTTAAGCAGCCACAGTATAGTCCATTACCTGTAGAAGAACAGGTACAGGCTATTTTTGCGGCAGTTAAGGGCTATTTGGATGATATTGCTGTAGAAGATGTTGTTGATTTTGAAGATCAGCTTGTTGTTTTCTTACGTACATCTCATCCGGAGATTGGAGCAGCTATTCTTGATAAGAAGAAGCTCACCGATGATATCGACGCACAGCTGCGCGCCGCTATCGAAGAATTTAAGACTCGCTACAAAGCGGCTAAATCGGAAGCAAAGTCTGAAACGGCAGAGAGGTGA
- the atpB gene encoding F0F1 ATP synthase subunit A, which yields MHLHTGTHVVSQLFGMPINLDTIYTTWLSAIIVFLIVFAATRSRALIPSGIQNAVELLFEWLFSQFESNVGSSYRKVSTVLLTLFMFILTANQIGLLPTEHLTASPTNDVNTTLGLALAASLCVHFYRIKNKGVKTWFAHFFHPIAPFVVLNLIEEVSKPITLAMRLFGNILAGEILLEILYNLAPWLVPIIWIAFSLFVGVIQAYIFTTLVSVYLKESV from the coding sequence ATGCATCTTCACACAGGTACACACGTTGTTTCTCAATTGTTTGGAATGCCCATAAACTTGGATACGATTTATACTACATGGCTTAGTGCTATCATTGTTTTTCTAATCGTATTTGCAGCAACCAGAAGCCGTGCATTGATTCCATCAGGTATTCAAAATGCGGTGGAGTTGTTGTTTGAATGGCTTTTCAGTCAGTTTGAGTCGAATGTTGGAAGTAGCTACCGTAAGGTGTCTACCGTATTATTGACATTGTTTATGTTTATTCTTACGGCAAACCAAATTGGTTTACTACCGACAGAACATTTAACTGCCTCTCCAACAAATGACGTTAATACAACATTGGGGCTCGCTCTTGCAGCGTCTTTATGCGTGCATTTTTATCGTATAAAAAATAAAGGTGTTAAAACATGGTTTGCACACTTTTTCCACCCCATAGCACCATTCGTTGTTCTTAATCTTATCGAAGAAGTCAGCAAGCCAATTACTTTGGCAATGCGTTTGTTTGGTAATATTTTGGCCGGAGAAATTTTACTGGAAATCCTTTACAATCTGGCACCGTGGTTGGTACCTATTATCTGGATTGCATTCAGTTTATTTGTTGGTGTTATCCAGGCTTATATCTTTACAACACTTGTTTCCGTTTATTTAAAGGAAAGTGTATAA
- the atpE gene encoding ATP synthase F0 subunit C: MDQTIVIQYSLIAATIISAIASISAAFNDSKVAKAAIDGTTRQPEMAGQLFTNMLVGIGMVESIPIIAIVIAIVLVFANPFLG, encoded by the coding sequence ATGGATCAGACAATTGTTATTCAATATTCTCTTATTGCAGCTACCATTATTTCTGCTATTGCTTCTATCAGCGCAGCTTTCAATGACTCCAAAGTAGCTAAGGCTGCTATTGATGGCACTACCCGTCAACCTGAAATGGCTGGACAGCTTTTTACAAATATGCTCGTTGGTATCGGTATGGTTGAATCTATTCCGATTATTGCTATCGTTATTGCTATCGTATTGGTGTTTGCTAACCCATTCCTCGGCTAA
- a CDS encoding AtpZ/AtpI family protein — protein MKEKPSKESERELSAARRIATASAAGLTLLTCIGIGVYTGVIIDRYFGCAPFGLTSMSILGGAAGLWSVIRKMLER, from the coding sequence ATGAAGGAAAAGCCGAGTAAAGAATCAGAAAGAGAACTTTCAGCTGCTCGTCGAATTGCTACTGCATCAGCCGCAGGTCTTACATTGCTTACTTGTATCGGGATAGGTGTTTACACAGGTGTTATCATTGATAGGTATTTTGGTTGCGCACCTTTCGGATTGACGAGTATGTCAATTCTTGGTGGAGCAGCAGGACTTTGGTCAGTAATTAGAAAAATGTTGGAGAGATAA
- a CDS encoding LysR family transcriptional regulator, with the protein MDITFTVLKYFKKTAELQHMTKAAKALHVAQSSLSYTMKSLEESLGVPLFERRGRNIILTSYGMEFLKGTNRILAEIEKTKNKLEAMKKKEVESIHIAFLALCDLAPSLVKGIKQMYPQIHLSIDFSPSIDKESVRKIADTSDLALVSGSKPFKAEHAITLFKEELMLAVPQTHPLSTHAVVHLSDFATENFIQIQSEPGLRLVMEHYCREAGFMPKVTMCSDNENLICECIRSGLGVLLVPNVTWGKISGKGIVFIPIASPHCHRYISLVWNQESMRIPEIQKLKSYIQRYIVDFIKKSTWS; encoded by the coding sequence ATGGATATCACTTTTACTGTATTAAAATATTTTAAGAAGACAGCAGAATTACAGCATATGACTAAGGCAGCAAAAGCTCTTCATGTAGCACAATCTTCTTTAAGCTATACGATGAAATCATTGGAAGAATCTTTGGGAGTACCTTTATTTGAAAGGCGAGGACGAAATATTATTTTAACTTCGTACGGAATGGAATTTTTAAAAGGAACTAATCGTATTCTTGCAGAAATAGAAAAGACAAAAAACAAGTTAGAGGCGATGAAAAAGAAGGAAGTGGAATCTATTCATATTGCTTTTCTTGCTTTGTGTGACTTAGCCCCTAGTTTGGTAAAAGGAATTAAACAAATGTATCCGCAGATACATTTATCCATTGATTTTTCTCCATCGATTGATAAGGAAAGTGTAAGAAAAATCGCAGACACTTCTGATTTAGCGTTAGTATCCGGTTCTAAACCTTTTAAGGCTGAGCATGCAATTACTTTATTTAAAGAAGAATTAATGCTTGCAGTTCCACAAACACACCCTTTATCAACTCATGCTGTAGTGCATTTATCTGATTTTGCAACAGAAAATTTTATTCAAATTCAGTCTGAGCCGGGATTACGATTAGTTATGGAACATTATTGTAGAGAAGCCGGATTTATGCCTAAAGTAACTATGTGTAGTGATAACGAGAATTTGATTTGTGAGTGCATACGCTCAGGGTTAGGAGTACTCTTGGTTCCCAATGTGACTTGGGGGAAAATTAGTGGAAAAGGTATTGTGTTTATTCCAATTGCATCACCACATTGCCATAGATATATAAGTTTGGTTTGGAATCAGGAAAGTATGCGGATTCCGGAAATACAGAAATTAAAATCTTATATACAAAGATATATAGTTGACTTTATAAAGAAGTCAACTTGGAGCTAG